Proteins co-encoded in one Coriobacterium glomerans PW2 genomic window:
- the gltA gene encoding NADPH-dependent glutamate synthase, with protein sequence MPQEVKYRPNIGAPRVEPNEEPADARAKDFRPVDNGFTKAQAVAEANRCLDCKKPFCIDGCPVGVDIPRFLEAIRAEDWERGLEIIKSDNLLPSVCGRVCPQETQCEGKCILGRKGEPVAIGQLERVLGDMADEVGKAPECEPANGKKVAVVGSGPSGIACAGELARMGFEVTVFEAFFTGGGVLTYGIPEFRLPKAIVKREIEGLAQLGVKFEYDSVAGRLFDAEELFNDEGFDALYLAVGAGLPRFLHIPGENLPGVYCANEYLTRNNLMHAYDFPSYDTPIKHGRRVVVFGGGNVAMDAARTALRLGADEVTLAYRRTEKEMPARIAEIHHAKEEGVIFRELVSPKEFIADELGNLSRMLLDRMELGEPDASGRRRPIVIPDSEFEIECDVAITAIGTRANPFAKLCADIELDRWGLIEADEDGRTSNPKIWAGGDIVTGAATVILAMGAGKKAAASIKETLIGD encoded by the coding sequence ATGCCACAGGAAGTAAAGTACCGGCCGAACATCGGGGCGCCCCGCGTTGAGCCCAACGAGGAGCCGGCCGATGCGCGCGCAAAGGATTTTCGGCCCGTCGACAACGGCTTCACGAAGGCTCAGGCGGTAGCCGAGGCGAACCGATGCCTGGACTGCAAAAAACCATTCTGCATAGACGGCTGCCCCGTCGGGGTCGACATCCCCCGGTTCCTTGAAGCCATTCGCGCCGAGGACTGGGAGCGCGGTCTGGAGATCATCAAATCAGACAACCTGCTGCCCTCCGTCTGCGGACGCGTCTGTCCGCAGGAGACTCAGTGCGAGGGCAAGTGCATCTTGGGCCGCAAGGGAGAACCCGTTGCGATCGGGCAGCTGGAACGCGTGCTCGGCGACATGGCCGATGAAGTCGGCAAAGCCCCCGAGTGCGAACCGGCTAACGGCAAGAAGGTCGCCGTCGTCGGCTCCGGGCCCTCCGGCATCGCTTGCGCCGGCGAGCTCGCACGCATGGGCTTCGAGGTCACCGTTTTCGAGGCGTTCTTCACCGGCGGTGGTGTGCTGACCTACGGCATCCCCGAGTTTCGTCTGCCGAAAGCCATCGTCAAGCGCGAGATCGAGGGTCTGGCGCAGCTCGGCGTGAAGTTCGAGTACGATTCGGTCGCCGGGCGGCTGTTCGACGCGGAGGAGCTTTTCAACGACGAGGGATTCGATGCGCTGTATCTGGCTGTCGGTGCCGGTCTTCCGCGCTTTCTGCACATTCCAGGCGAGAACCTGCCGGGAGTGTATTGCGCCAACGAATACCTGACGCGCAACAATCTGATGCACGCCTATGATTTCCCCTCCTATGACACGCCGATCAAGCACGGCAGGCGCGTCGTGGTGTTCGGTGGCGGCAACGTCGCCATGGACGCCGCGCGCACGGCTCTGCGTCTCGGTGCCGATGAGGTCACGCTCGCGTACCGCCGGACCGAGAAGGAGATGCCCGCGCGTATCGCCGAGATCCACCATGCCAAGGAGGAAGGTGTGATCTTCCGCGAGCTCGTCTCCCCCAAGGAGTTCATCGCCGATGAGTTGGGCAACCTCTCTCGGATGCTCCTCGATCGGATGGAACTCGGTGAGCCGGATGCATCCGGACGCCGTCGGCCTATCGTCATCCCCGACTCCGAATTCGAGATCGAGTGCGACGTCGCGATCACAGCCATCGGCACGCGCGCGAACCCGTTCGCGAAGCTCTGCGCCGACATCGAGCTCGACCGCTGGGGCCTCATCGAGGCCGACGAGGACGGCCGGACATCGAACCCCAAGATCTGGGCCGGCGGCGACATCGTGACCGGTGCGGCAACCGTCATCTTGGCGATGGGTGCGGGCAAAAAGGCCGCCGCGTCGATCAAGGAGACGCTCATCGGCGATTAG
- a CDS encoding AAA family ATPase produces the protein MSIKSKIEALAPGGPSAVIRAGQPVVITITRDFGAEAHEIGKMLSNELEIPLYDNEILVRSALRAGESIEKMADYDERLTAEFMAFMPDRVDARTLADKLFEKMSEVIVDLGSTESCIIEGRLSDYLLRCNPNQIAVLVTAPLADRIEIVRRNRGLTRRKAATLVKQMQRAREHFYRRYSAGRWKMRTDKDLIVNRAKLGRQGCVDVIAAAYRAKAASLGIYEEESAIAVENDSVRTACEKLEK, from the coding sequence ATGAGCATCAAATCGAAGATCGAAGCGCTCGCTCCGGGAGGCCCTTCCGCTGTGATCCGAGCCGGGCAGCCCGTTGTGATAACCATCACCCGTGATTTTGGCGCGGAGGCCCATGAGATCGGCAAGATGCTCTCGAACGAGCTCGAGATCCCGCTCTACGACAACGAGATACTCGTGCGCTCCGCCTTGCGCGCCGGCGAGTCCATCGAGAAGATGGCCGACTACGACGAGCGTCTGACTGCGGAGTTCATGGCATTCATGCCCGATCGGGTTGATGCGCGAACTCTGGCGGACAAGCTGTTCGAGAAGATGTCAGAGGTCATCGTCGATCTCGGCTCAACGGAGAGCTGCATCATCGAGGGTCGTCTCTCAGACTATCTGCTGCGGTGCAATCCGAATCAGATCGCGGTCCTCGTGACGGCGCCGCTGGCAGATCGCATCGAGATCGTGCGTCGGAACCGGGGTCTCACACGCCGAAAGGCCGCCACGCTCGTGAAGCAGATGCAGCGCGCTCGCGAGCATTTCTACAGGCGTTATTCCGCCGGCAGATGGAAGATGCGCACCGACAAGGACCTGATTGTGAATCGCGCCAAGCTGGGACGCCAGGGCTGCGTAGACGTGATCGCGGCTGCCTATCGCGCGAAGGCCGCGAGTCTGGGAATCTATGAGGAGGAGTCCGCGATCGCAGTTGAGAACGACTCCGTCAGGACCGCTTGCGAGAAGCTCGAGAAGTAG
- a CDS encoding amino acid ABC transporter permease — MTVFAPENIAFIMGGFVRTVEISALAILCSLILGTLLALVKQFCTGRLCVFRWIVSIYIELFRCTPNLLWILFIYFTVKGTDIFISVLAFTIFTSAVMAEIVRGGLNSIPDNQFEAARSQGFGFAAMLRLIILPQTFRTIIPALFSQCTTVIKDSSYLAGINVAEFMYTTRVIMAQATNLSQVLLLYGFVFALYFILNFGISLFVRAYQRRLVAA, encoded by the coding sequence ATGACGGTTTTCGCACCTGAGAACATCGCCTTCATCATGGGCGGGTTTGTGAGAACGGTAGAGATATCCGCACTGGCGATTCTCTGCTCGCTGATCTTGGGTACGCTTCTCGCGCTTGTGAAGCAGTTCTGCACCGGGAGGCTGTGCGTGTTCCGCTGGATCGTGAGCATCTACATCGAGCTGTTCCGATGCACGCCGAACCTGCTTTGGATCCTGTTCATATACTTCACCGTCAAGGGCACGGACATCTTCATCTCGGTTCTCGCCTTCACGATCTTCACCTCGGCGGTCATGGCGGAGATCGTGCGAGGCGGGCTGAACTCCATCCCGGACAACCAGTTCGAGGCCGCGCGCTCCCAGGGCTTCGGCTTCGCGGCCATGCTCAGGCTGATCATTCTCCCGCAGACGTTTCGCACGATCATTCCCGCGCTGTTCAGCCAGTGCACGACGGTCATCAAGGATTCGTCGTATCTTGCCGGTATCAATGTGGCGGAATTCATGTACACCACCAGAGTCATCATGGCGCAGGCGACCAATCTCTCCCAGGTGCTTCTGCTGTACGGGTTCGTGTTCGCACTCTATTTCATCTTGAACTTCGGTATCTCGCTGTTTGTTCGCGCGTACCAGCGCCGACTGGTCGCGGCCTAA
- a CDS encoding amino acid ABC transporter permease, producing the protein MLEGILSANRWHLLFTQMDIFWEGFFFTLAVSVAGLALSMILGTLLGVFSTTRSRALRAISRIYVEFYQNTPLPVQIFFMYMAGPQILQAILGAATPVRIAPFAIGSLGVGLYHAAYVAEVIRTGIESVPRGQLESARSQGFSRAQAYRYIVLPQTFKMILPPLCNQALNLIKNTSVLALIAGGDLMYQADNFVSSSGFLQGYIMACALYFLICFPLAILVQVLESRSKRRPRAKVIPGITTDLDAKEA; encoded by the coding sequence ATGCTTGAAGGAATTCTGAGTGCCAATCGCTGGCATTTGCTCTTCACTCAGATGGATATATTCTGGGAGGGCTTCTTCTTCACGCTTGCGGTCTCGGTGGCGGGCCTTGCGCTCTCGATGATTCTGGGGACGCTGCTCGGCGTGTTCTCGACGACCCGCTCGCGGGCGTTGCGTGCGATCAGCCGCATCTATGTCGAGTTCTATCAGAATACCCCACTGCCCGTGCAGATCTTCTTCATGTACATGGCGGGCCCGCAGATCCTCCAGGCGATTCTCGGCGCTGCGACCCCGGTGCGCATAGCCCCGTTCGCCATCGGCTCCCTTGGCGTCGGCCTCTATCATGCCGCCTATGTGGCCGAGGTCATTCGGACCGGCATCGAGAGCGTGCCCCGTGGTCAACTCGAATCGGCTCGCAGCCAGGGGTTCTCTCGCGCGCAGGCATATCGCTATATCGTGTTGCCGCAGACGTTCAAGATGATCCTGCCACCGTTGTGCAACCAGGCTCTCAATCTCATCAAGAACACATCGGTGCTGGCGCTCATAGCAGGCGGAGATCTCATGTACCAGGCAGATAACTTCGTTTCGAGTTCTGGATTTCTGCAGGGTTACATTATGGCGTGCGCCCTGTACTTCCTCATCTGCTTTCCGCTGGCCATACTCGTTCAAGTGCTTGAGAGTCGATCAAAGCGCAGACCTCGCGCCAAGGTGATACCGGGCATCACGACCGATCTCGATGCGAAGGAGGCGTAG
- a CDS encoding transporter substrate-binding domain-containing protein codes for MSVSRRQFIEMFGMAAIGVAAAGSLVGCGEDSGSGSSKIEAIKSRGKLKAGVKKDVPGYGYLDPASGKYEGMEIDLCYQVAASVLEVSYEEAKQKDLVEFKDVTPKTRGPLIDNDNLDIICATYTITDTRKESYDFSEPYRTDYVGMMVKKSSGMEDLDDLDGKVIGVSQGSDTKAAITKMLADQKADAKPTYQEFPDYPSLKSALDAGNVDVFAMDRSTLKNYMDDSVELLREDIKFGPQEYGIASKKGSDLSPVVAKTVKDLKSDGWLDKEAETWKLI; via the coding sequence ATGAGTGTTTCACGTCGACAATTTATCGAGATGTTCGGAATGGCTGCGATCGGTGTGGCGGCAGCAGGCTCGCTCGTCGGATGCGGGGAGGATTCGGGATCCGGATCCTCCAAGATCGAAGCGATCAAGAGCCGAGGCAAGCTCAAGGCCGGTGTCAAGAAGGACGTACCGGGCTATGGCTATCTCGACCCCGCCAGCGGCAAGTACGAGGGCATGGAGATCGATCTGTGCTATCAGGTCGCGGCATCGGTGCTTGAGGTCTCCTATGAGGAGGCCAAGCAGAAGGATCTCGTTGAGTTCAAGGATGTCACGCCCAAGACGCGCGGACCGCTCATCGATAACGACAACTTGGATATCATCTGCGCCACGTACACGATCACCGATACGCGCAAGGAGTCCTACGACTTCTCCGAGCCCTATCGCACCGATTACGTCGGCATGATGGTCAAGAAGAGCAGCGGCATGGAAGACTTGGACGATCTCGATGGCAAGGTCATCGGCGTGTCGCAGGGCTCCGATACAAAAGCTGCCATCACAAAGATGCTCGCCGATCAGAAGGCGGACGCCAAGCCCACATATCAGGAGTTTCCCGACTACCCATCACTCAAAAGCGCGCTCGATGCCGGCAACGTCGACGTGTTCGCAATGGATCGCTCGACGCTCAAGAACTATATGGACGATTCGGTCGAGCTGCTGCGCGAGGATATCAAGTTCGGACCGCAGGAGTACGGGATAGCGAGCAAAAAGGGATCCGACCTCTCGCCGGTCGTAGCCAAGACCGTCAAGGACCTCAAGTCTGATGGTTGGCTCGACAAAGAAGCCGAGACGTGGAAGCTGATCTAG
- a CDS encoding amino acid ABC transporter ATP-binding protein — translation MPVMIELEGLNKYFGDLHVLKDVNLRVDEGEKVVVIGPSGSGKSTLIRCVNFLEEPTSGTVKIAGQLITKKNHLQMTRKYSSMVFQQFNLYPNMTVLGNLTLAPIKLQKKSKKEANEIAMESLRRVGLAQKAGEYPQNLSGGQQQRVAIARALCTRQPIILFDEPTSALDPEMIQEVLDVMIELAHENITMVCVTHEMNFARQVADQVIFMDDGQILETGTPEHFFTNPQNPRCREFLAKILH, via the coding sequence ATGCCTGTGATGATCGAGCTTGAAGGGCTCAACAAGTATTTTGGCGACCTGCATGTTCTCAAAGACGTGAATTTGCGCGTCGATGAAGGGGAGAAGGTCGTCGTCATCGGGCCATCCGGTTCAGGCAAGTCGACCCTCATCCGATGCGTGAACTTCTTGGAGGAGCCGACGAGCGGTACCGTGAAGATAGCCGGTCAGCTGATCACCAAAAAGAATCACCTTCAGATGACTCGGAAATACTCCTCTATGGTGTTTCAGCAATTCAATCTCTATCCGAATATGACTGTGCTCGGAAACCTGACTCTGGCACCCATCAAGCTACAGAAGAAGAGCAAAAAAGAGGCGAACGAGATCGCGATGGAGAGTCTCAGGCGCGTCGGCTTGGCACAGAAGGCCGGAGAGTACCCCCAGAACCTCTCAGGGGGTCAGCAACAGCGTGTCGCGATTGCTCGCGCCCTGTGCACGAGGCAGCCGATCATCCTGTTCGACGAGCCGACCTCCGCGCTCGATCCGGAGATGATTCAGGAGGTGCTCGATGTCATGATCGAGCTCGCGCATGAGAACATCACGATGGTCTGCGTGACCCACGAGATGAACTTCGCTCGACAGGTCGCTGACCAGGTCATCTTCATGGATGACGGTCAGATTCTGGAAACCGGAACACCCGAGCACTTCTTCACCAATCCCCAGAACCCCCGGTGCAGGGAGTTTCTGGCCAAGATACTGCACTGA
- a CDS encoding GatB/YqeY domain-containing protein, whose product MTGTELHNEMIAAMKSKDKTRLSIVRQVMGELRNIEVNERRDITEQDVSNMIKRLIKQTGETLEMSKRAGNDEERTARLAEQVSILESLLPEQVSGEKLRALVDQTINEIGARTRRDTGRVMGALAERTGGDFDKAQAAKQISSRLS is encoded by the coding sequence ATGACAGGCACCGAGCTGCACAACGAGATGATCGCCGCGATGAAGTCGAAGGACAAGACGCGCCTGTCCATCGTTCGACAGGTAATGGGCGAGCTGAGAAACATCGAGGTGAACGAGAGACGCGATATCACCGAGCAGGATGTCTCAAACATGATCAAGCGGCTCATCAAGCAGACCGGGGAGACCCTCGAGATGTCCAAGAGAGCCGGCAACGATGAAGAGCGCACCGCTCGACTCGCCGAGCAGGTCTCGATTCTTGAATCGCTTCTCCCCGAACAGGTTTCGGGCGAGAAACTGCGCGCTCTCGTCGATCAGACAATCAATGAGATCGGTGCGCGGACGCGCAGAGACACCGGGCGCGTGATGGGTGCGCTCGCCGAGCGGACCGGCGGCGACTTTGACAAGGCCCAAGCAGCAAAACAGATTTCATCGCGACTTTCCTGA
- a CDS encoding peptidylprolyl isomerase: MVTKRKARQRHEKSATFRAFVKPGVRDGHREKVGRIVKIVLVAIGVFAMLLSVTTMACAGIMNQAKTKKSYELTGGVAATVNGVNIKEDSITEQIMQTKEGGKYDTDEKWAKYLVDSNQTPEELRKTKIKSLAKQYLIEDAEKKHDITVSDDELNDDWKDQVKKYDSEQAFIDQIKKMGMTEASYKSSIRNSLMQKKLKEEVAPEKDPSDQDIIDYVNKDISKYNDARRSSNILFKIESGADEQSDAKVKEKAQGVLDKINSGELTFEDAAEKYSEDDGSKKDKGDVGWDKLTTFVKEYQDALNNLAADQVSGLVKSTYGYHIIRCTGYFHVDGTVNSIDQIPKNMKEKISDTIKKDSSSKAYTAWEDDLVDKADIKINDMPSNVPYNVSLDGVKKTNDNGSAS; encoded by the coding sequence ATGGTAACGAAAAGAAAAGCTCGCCAGCGGCATGAGAAGTCAGCGACCTTTCGCGCATTCGTCAAGCCCGGCGTCAGGGACGGGCATCGCGAGAAGGTCGGCAGAATCGTCAAGATCGTCCTCGTCGCCATCGGTGTCTTCGCCATGCTGCTGTCGGTCACCACGATGGCATGCGCCGGCATCATGAATCAGGCCAAGACGAAGAAGTCCTATGAGCTGACCGGTGGCGTCGCCGCAACGGTGAACGGGGTCAACATCAAAGAGGATTCGATCACAGAGCAGATCATGCAGACGAAAGAGGGCGGCAAATACGATACCGACGAAAAATGGGCAAAGTACCTCGTAGACAGCAATCAGACCCCCGAGGAGCTGCGCAAGACAAAGATCAAGAGTCTCGCGAAGCAGTATCTGATCGAGGATGCCGAGAAGAAGCATGACATTACCGTTTCGGATGATGAGTTGAATGATGACTGGAAGGATCAGGTAAAAAAATACGACTCCGAGCAGGCCTTCATCGATCAGATCAAGAAGATGGGCATGACCGAGGCGTCTTATAAGAGCTCGATCAGAAACAGCCTCATGCAGAAGAAGCTCAAGGAGGAGGTCGCACCAGAGAAGGATCCGAGCGATCAGGATATCATCGATTACGTGAACAAGGATATCTCAAAGTACAACGATGCGCGCCGCTCCTCGAACATCCTGTTCAAGATCGAATCCGGTGCCGATGAGCAGTCGGATGCAAAGGTAAAGGAAAAGGCGCAAGGGGTGCTTGACAAGATCAACTCCGGTGAGCTCACATTCGAGGACGCCGCAGAGAAGTACTCAGAAGATGATGGCTCCAAGAAGGACAAGGGCGATGTGGGCTGGGACAAGCTCACGACCTTTGTCAAGGAGTACCAAGACGCTCTCAACAATCTCGCTGCGGATCAGGTGAGCGGTTTGGTGAAATCGACCTACGGATACCATATCATCCGATGCACCGGCTACTTCCATGTGGACGGCACCGTGAACTCGATCGATCAGATTCCGAAGAACATGAAGGAAAAGATCAGCGACACCATCAAGAAGGACAGCTCCAGCAAGGCGTATACGGCTTGGGAGGACGATCTTGTGGACAAGGCAGATATCAAGATCAACGATATGCCCTCCAATGTACCCTACAACGTGTCACTGGACGGCGTGAAGAAAACCAACGACAACGGAAGCGCGAGCTGA
- the purN gene encoding phosphoribosylglycinamide formyltransferase yields MSDAPAGIFTRVEPGGDVDAAALEDDMIELERRSAPFSRPTGTPVSDPLKIGVLISGSGTNLQALIDRIDRGDLNARIVLVVSSRGDAGGLKRAARSGIQTLALSKEIYDADPWDADEVIATEMRRLEAEYIIMAGYMRRVHEPLLALWPNRIVNIHPALLPSFPGAHAIAEAYARGVKVSGVTVHFANADYDQGPIIAQEPVRIRQDMDLEAFEAAIHEVEHRLYPDTVQLLAEGRVHVRGDLTVAIDPR; encoded by the coding sequence ATGAGCGACGCCCCCGCGGGGATCTTCACCCGAGTCGAGCCCGGAGGCGACGTGGATGCCGCCGCTCTCGAGGATGATATGATCGAATTGGAGCGCCGCTCGGCACCCTTCTCGCGGCCCACGGGCACGCCCGTGAGCGATCCTCTGAAGATCGGGGTGCTCATCTCGGGGTCGGGCACGAACCTGCAGGCGCTCATCGACCGGATCGATCGAGGGGATCTCAACGCCCGGATCGTGCTCGTGGTCTCGAGCAGAGGCGATGCGGGCGGACTCAAGCGTGCGGCACGCTCGGGTATCCAGACCCTCGCCCTGTCCAAGGAGATCTACGATGCCGATCCGTGGGATGCCGATGAGGTGATCGCAACCGAGATGCGCAGGCTCGAGGCGGAGTACATCATCATGGCCGGCTACATGCGTCGGGTTCACGAGCCCCTGCTCGCACTGTGGCCCAATCGCATCGTGAACATACATCCGGCGCTGCTGCCGAGCTTTCCGGGGGCTCATGCTATCGCGGAGGCCTACGCACGCGGTGTCAAGGTGAGCGGTGTGACCGTCCATTTTGCGAACGCGGACTACGATCAGGGTCCCATCATCGCCCAAGAGCCCGTGCGGATCCGCCAGGACATGGATCTCGAGGCGTTCGAGGCCGCGATCCACGAGGTCGAGCACCGTCTCTATCCGGATACGGTGCAGCTTCTCGCCGAGGGAAGGGTTCATGTGCGCGGCGATCTCACGGTGGCGATCGATCCTCGATGA
- the purM gene encoding phosphoribosylformylglycinamidine cyclo-ligase: MSESTEHVTYAQAGVDVVEGARAVEAIRACAASTARPEVIGGLGGFGCLFSAEALKRMEDPVLVSGTDGVGTKLALAQLLGRHDSVGQDLVAMCVDDIVPSGAEPLFFLDYLATGKLDATQAARVISGIARGCRMAGCALIGGEMAEHPGVMRPDDYDLAGFCVGAVDRPKMLGSHRVHAGDVILGLPSSGIHSNGYSLVRRVLGTVGIEPGTPEASAKAAELMRPRADLGGQSMADAVMAPTAIYARAITEVLADGSPIHAMAHITGGGITENLARAIPNGLCAEVMRGAAPNNPAWEVPAVIGCIIQAAALTPDEAYQTFNMGVGMSVVCDSDDEAKITSAFQERGIKPFPMGRVIEGHPGERAQVVYR, encoded by the coding sequence ATGAGCGAGAGCACTGAGCACGTTACCTACGCCCAAGCTGGTGTGGATGTGGTCGAGGGCGCCCGGGCGGTCGAGGCTATCCGGGCGTGCGCGGCCAGCACCGCGCGCCCCGAGGTGATCGGTGGTCTGGGGGGCTTCGGCTGCCTGTTCTCAGCCGAGGCGTTGAAGCGGATGGAGGATCCCGTGCTCGTGTCCGGTACCGACGGTGTCGGCACGAAGCTCGCCTTGGCCCAGCTGCTCGGTCGGCATGACAGCGTCGGTCAAGATCTCGTCGCCATGTGCGTCGACGACATCGTGCCCTCCGGTGCCGAGCCGTTGTTCTTTCTTGATTATCTCGCCACCGGAAAACTCGACGCGACTCAAGCCGCCCGGGTCATCTCGGGTATCGCGCGCGGTTGTCGCATGGCGGGCTGCGCACTCATCGGCGGCGAGATGGCCGAGCATCCCGGTGTCATGAGACCGGACGACTACGATCTCGCCGGTTTCTGCGTCGGTGCGGTCGACCGGCCCAAAATGCTCGGTTCGCATCGCGTGCACGCGGGGGATGTCATACTCGGTCTGCCGAGCTCGGGTATCCACTCGAATGGTTATTCGCTGGTACGACGCGTTTTGGGCACCGTCGGCATCGAGCCTGGTACGCCCGAGGCATCTGCCAAGGCTGCCGAGTTGATGCGGCCTCGCGCCGATCTCGGCGGCCAGAGCATGGCCGACGCGGTAATGGCTCCGACTGCGATCTACGCGCGCGCGATTACAGAGGTCTTGGCCGATGGCTCGCCTATACATGCGATGGCCCACATCACCGGCGGCGGCATCACGGAGAATCTCGCTCGAGCGATCCCGAACGGGCTTTGCGCCGAGGTCATGCGCGGTGCCGCGCCGAACAACCCGGCTTGGGAGGTACCGGCCGTCATCGGCTGCATCATCCAAGCTGCCGCGCTCACTCCCGACGAGGCATATCAGACATTCAACATGGGGGTCGGCATGAGCGTCGTGTGCGACTCCGACGATGAGGCAAAGATCACGTCCGCGTTTCAAGAGCGCGGCATCAAGCCGTTTCCCATGGGGCGCGTCATCGAGGGTCATCCCGGTGAGAGAGCGCAGGTGGTGTACAGATGA
- a CDS encoding amidophosphoribosyltransferase, with protein sequence MSHQTLIAAGARASRFVPSASLVRVPEARVNPESDALHEECGVFGVWAPRRDVARLTYFGLRALQHRGQESAGIAVGDGATVMVRKDLGLVGQVFSEADLSSLPGQLAVGHVRYGTAGAKSWEAAQPHLSSIGDVIIALAHNGTLVNTDDLRDQLADLGASFLSNSDSEVAAQLIGYFTQRTSHLREGIRKTMEIIRGGYAMTLINEQALYAFRDPNGIRPLVLGRLPNPGFDDADVSMLPAKQRDHVGDRGVSVPAEESPDGWVVASETCALDIVGAEYVRDIRPGEIVRISAEGIVSERGVAPAEPAACIFEQVYFARPDSIMDGKSVYACRYDMGRRLAREAPAAADMVIGVPDSGLPPAEGFAHESGIPFGEGLIKNRYIARTFIEPAQELRAMGVRMKLNPLRDNVAGRRLVLVDDSIVRGTTMRQIVRMLRGAGAREIHVRVNCPEVVWPCFYGIDTDTQDQLISATRSAAEVCDFIGADTLAFLSIEGLIASVPGAGHCAACFTGRYPVSIPDDFGREKFLEGFAPISPGRVAEAPERSVTEIEADR encoded by the coding sequence ATGTCCCACCAGACCCTCATCGCGGCCGGGGCGCGCGCCTCGCGATTCGTCCCGTCTGCATCGCTTGTGCGAGTGCCCGAGGCACGGGTAAATCCGGAGTCTGATGCCCTCCATGAGGAATGCGGCGTATTCGGCGTATGGGCCCCGAGACGCGACGTGGCGCGTCTCACGTATTTCGGTTTGCGCGCGCTTCAGCACCGCGGTCAGGAGTCCGCCGGCATAGCCGTCGGCGACGGTGCCACGGTCATGGTGCGCAAGGATCTCGGTCTCGTGGGCCAGGTCTTCTCGGAAGCGGATCTCTCCTCGTTGCCCGGCCAGCTCGCCGTCGGCCATGTGCGCTACGGCACAGCCGGTGCGAAGAGCTGGGAGGCCGCGCAGCCGCATCTTTCATCCATCGGCGATGTGATCATCGCCCTGGCTCACAACGGCACCCTCGTCAACACCGACGATCTGCGCGATCAGCTCGCCGATCTCGGCGCGTCGTTCCTGTCGAATTCGGATTCCGAGGTCGCAGCCCAGCTCATCGGCTACTTCACTCAGCGCACGAGCCATCTGCGCGAGGGCATTCGCAAGACGATGGAGATCATTCGCGGCGGCTATGCGATGACCCTCATCAACGAGCAGGCGCTCTACGCCTTTCGCGATCCCAACGGCATCCGGCCCCTCGTGCTGGGGCGCCTGCCAAATCCTGGTTTCGACGACGCAGACGTCTCCATGCTGCCGGCCAAGCAGAGGGACCATGTCGGCGATCGCGGTGTCTCGGTCCCGGCGGAGGAGAGCCCAGATGGCTGGGTCGTGGCTTCGGAGACCTGCGCCCTCGATATCGTCGGCGCCGAGTACGTGCGCGATATCCGTCCCGGCGAGATCGTGCGCATCTCGGCGGAAGGCATCGTGTCCGAGCGGGGCGTCGCTCCCGCTGAGCCGGCGGCGTGCATCTTCGAGCAGGTGTACTTCGCACGACCCGATTCGATCATGGATGGCAAGTCGGTGTACGCGTGCCGCTATGATATGGGCAGGCGCCTCGCGCGGGAGGCTCCAGCCGCTGCGGACATGGTGATCGGCGTTCCCGATTCCGGTCTGCCTCCGGCCGAGGGCTTCGCGCACGAGAGCGGCATCCCGTTCGGTGAGGGCCTCATCAAGAACCGCTATATCGCCCGGACGTTCATCGAGCCTGCGCAGGAGCTTCGCGCGATGGGCGTGCGCATGAAGCTCAACCCGCTGCGCGACAACGTGGCCGGCCGACGCCTCGTGCTCGTCGACGATTCGATCGTGCGCGGCACGACGATGCGACAGATCGTGCGGATGCTGCGCGGTGCCGGCGCGCGGGAGATCCATGTGCGCGTGAACTGTCCGGAGGTCGTCTGGCCGTGCTTCTACGGCATCGATACCGACACGCAGGATCAGCTTATCTCGGCGACCAGGTCCGCAGCAGAGGTCTGTGATTTCATCGGTGCCGATACTCTGGCGTTCCTCTCGATCGAGGGCCTCATCGCGAGCGTGCCGGGGGCAGGCCATTGCGCCGCGTGCTTCACCGGGCGCTATCCCGTTTCGATTCCGGATGACTTCGGTCGCGAGAAGTTTCTCGAGGGTTTTGCGCCGATCTCTCCCGGGCGGGTCGCAGAGGCACCCGAGCGCAGCGTCACGGAGATCGAGGCGGATCGCTGA